The genomic stretch GCGGTCGCTTCCTGCTTGCGGTTTCAGGACAGCCTTTCGTCATTTGGCATTCAGGCTGTGGCGGCTGTCAATTGCTGCCGATATCCAGGAATGGGCGATGCGGAGTACGAGCATATTCTTGCGAGCCAATGGAAAGAGTTGATCAGCGCCAAGCCGGACTTGATTATCGGAGACAAGTACCATCAGAACTTTCAAGCTAAATTTAACGAAATAGCTCCGACGGTGATGCTGGCGCAGGATCGGGATTGGTTGATGAATTACCGGAAATTAGCTGAAATGCTGGGACGGCAGAAGGAAGCGGAGCAGGCAATCCAGCAGTTGGACTATCAAGTAAAGGCCGCTAGGCACAAGCTGCGCCATTGCATGGATAATAAGATGGTGAGCGTCATGCAAATCAATCACCTTGGTATTAGAATTCAAGGAACAGTCGATCATCCGCTCAACGAGCTGCTATTCCGAGAGCTTGGTTTAAAGCCTGGAGGAAATGTACCGCAGCATATCAAAATGCTGGAGCTTCAGCCGGAATGGCTGCCGCCCTTGGAAGCAGATTATTTGTTCGTGCTTAAGAAGAACCCTCGTGCAGGCAGCGATCAAATATTTGAGCGTATGGTCAAAACCGATGCATGGAATGACATGGAGGCTGTGAAAAGAAATCAAGTGATGCATGTTCCTCATTGGCTTCGGATGAGCTGGAATCCGCTGGGGAGACAAGTGATTGTGGATGAAGTATTAACGATGACGGGGGCTCTTCGTAAGAGCTAGAGCTAAAACAGGCGCCTATTCTCCTGAGTTGGGAGAATAGGCGCCTGTTTATTATTTATAGAATAGAATCGGAAAGATGTAAATCAGCGTCGAAACAAAAACATTTTGATAATGAGAATGATTATTATTATAATTAGAGAGTTGGATGATGTAAATAGACTTGGAAGGGGAACATAATGACGCTACTGGAACAATTACCGTTATGGAATCATGCGGCTATTAGGGTGCTTGATGTTCGTCGGTCTATTTTACGATCGAGAGAGACTATGCAAGGCTTTCGTTTACCAGCGAGTGCTTTCTTGTTAGCGGTTACTGGAGATGCAAAGATACGTATCGACGGAGTCGAGCACATCGTAGATCGCTGTTACGTATGCCATGCTGGCAAAGGTGCGACGATAGACATTGTCCAAGTTGTTGAAAACTTTGATTATTATTTCATTTTTTATAAAGCAGTTCTTGCCCTGCCTTGCCGCCAAGAGCTGTTGCATGTGTATAGGAACAATAACCCGTTCCAAATGCAATATGGCTTCGTTCCTGAATATCCGCTTGGTCTCCTATCCAGAATAGAAAAGATGCATTCTTATTGGATAATGGGTGCCCCATTGGAGAGATTTCATGTAAGAGCCTTATTCCACCAGATGGTGTATGACCTCCTACAGCAGCTTCATGCACAAGAAGGAACGACGACTCAGCCTGATTACGTAAGTCAAACGATCCGCTTTATGGAGGATCGTTATGCTGATCCTATTAGTCTTCATGATCTGGCTGATGCACTCCATTGCAGTGAGAGACAGCTGCAGCGATTATTTAAGGCCAAGCTTGGTTTAGGGCCAATGGAATACTTAATACAAATCCGTATGAAACAAGCACAGGCTTTGCTATTGAACACGAATGAACCGCTTAAATTAATTGCGGAATCGGTAGGCTATGGTGACAGCTATTATTTCAGCCGGGCATTTAAGAAGCATTGCGGTGTCTCACCCCTTTATTTCAGGCAAAACCGTCGCATAAGTTCATCCTATATGTCGCGTTATTCCATTGGCTCGGATAACGTTCTCTCCTATAATAATGATTGTGATAATCATTATCAATATATCGACAGGGGAGTTATCGGAATGAACAGGAGTAAGAGATCAGTTTTGGCGGTTAGTTTAATGTTGAGTATGATTTTGTTGCTGAGTGCGTGTGCGACGGGCAACAGTGCTGGAAACA from Paenibacillus sp. FSL H8-0548 encodes the following:
- a CDS encoding AraC family transcriptional regulator, which encodes MTLLEQLPLWNHAAIRVLDVRRSILRSRETMQGFRLPASAFLLAVTGDAKIRIDGVEHIVDRCYVCHAGKGATIDIVQVVENFDYYFIFYKAVLALPCRQELLHVYRNNNPFQMQYGFVPEYPLGLLSRIEKMHSYWIMGAPLERFHVRALFHQMVYDLLQQLHAQEGTTTQPDYVSQTIRFMEDRYADPISLHDLADALHCSERQLQRLFKAKLGLGPMEYLIQIRMKQAQALLLNTNEPLKLIAESVGYGDSYYFSRAFKKHCGVSPLYFRQNRRISSSYMSRYSIGSDNVLSYNNDCDNHYQYIDRGVIGMNRSKRSVLAVSLMLSMILLLSACATGNSAGNNTGGASPTAAVSSNTNASQVSQQVYPVVIKHMKGELTLEQRPVKIGVLDTKFVDQLVTLNEQPAGSVKAAADKSDFPEYLMDKLTDVKLLGTRDEPNLEAIAAMEPDLIICTEFQEKVYESLTKIAPTIMLDFNEDWRDTLVTFGKIVGKSEEVNVVLEAYNEKTTKLKAELKAKLGDQTVALIRPRDEGIRIHTASHRTAAILYNDLGLSIPQQVMNEKDTAYQVPLEALPDVGADHYFLVKDDMFKAIVEEFQQTETWKNVDAVKNKQIYDVDSNIWIAYYGPIAINMIVDRVAEVFLGTQ